In Geopsychrobacter electrodiphilus DSM 16401, a single window of DNA contains:
- a CDS encoding YhdH/YhfP family quinone oxidoreductase, with protein MSETFKALLVEQPEKKVFTRSIVARSVADLPEGELLVRVHYSSLNFKDALSATGNPGVTRNYPHTPGIDAAGEVVSCSDGAFKPGDQVIVTSYDLGMETDGGFGQMIRVPSKWALKLPAGLSLKESMMLGTAGLTAALSVYELAQGGIKPEDGPILVTGATGGVGCLAVAILARAGYQVTAATGKASEADYLKSIGATEVIERSEVTEGSDRPMMKARWAGVVDCVGGEMLAAAIKSTRNWGVVTCCGLVGSIDLPINVFPFILRGVRLIGIDSAECPREPRSKVWQKLANEWKLAGLEAMVDEVGLEGLEEKIQLMLKGGMKRRALVNLQ; from the coding sequence ATGTCCGAAACATTTAAGGCGCTGCTGGTTGAGCAACCGGAGAAGAAGGTTTTTACGCGCAGTATTGTCGCGCGCAGTGTTGCCGACCTGCCTGAAGGCGAACTGCTGGTGCGTGTGCATTATTCATCGCTCAATTTTAAAGATGCCCTGTCGGCGACCGGCAATCCGGGTGTCACCCGCAACTACCCGCATACGCCGGGGATCGACGCGGCCGGCGAAGTCGTCAGCTGCAGTGACGGCGCTTTTAAGCCGGGCGATCAGGTCATTGTGACCAGCTATGATCTGGGGATGGAGACCGATGGCGGCTTCGGCCAGATGATCCGCGTGCCGAGTAAATGGGCACTGAAGCTTCCGGCCGGGCTCAGCCTGAAAGAGAGCATGATGCTCGGCACCGCCGGTTTGACCGCGGCGCTGTCGGTTTACGAGCTGGCGCAGGGCGGCATCAAGCCGGAGGATGGCCCGATTCTGGTCACCGGCGCGACGGGTGGCGTTGGTTGTCTGGCGGTGGCGATTCTGGCCAGGGCTGGTTATCAGGTGACGGCGGCGACCGGCAAGGCTTCGGAGGCGGACTATCTGAAATCGATCGGTGCAACAGAGGTGATTGAACGGAGTGAAGTGACCGAAGGGAGCGACCGGCCGATGATGAAGGCCCGTTGGGCCGGGGTGGTCGACTGCGTCGGTGGCGAAATGCTGGCGGCGGCGATCAAATCGACACGCAACTGGGGGGTGGTGACCTGCTGCGGTCTGGTCGGCTCTATCGACCTGCCGATCAACGTCTTCCCCTTTATTTTGCGCGGCGTGCGTCTGATCGGGATCGATTCGGCCGAATGCCCCCGAGAGCCACGTTCCAAGGTCTGGCAGAAGCTCGCAAATGAATGGAAGCTCGCCGGACTCGAAGCGATGGTTGATGAGGTTGGTCTGGAGGGCCTCGAGGAGAAGATTCAATTGATGCTTAAAGGCGGGATGAAACGTCGCGCGCTGGTTAATCTGCAATAG
- the fmt gene encoding methionyl-tRNA formyltransferase — MKPQDIRTVFMGTPDFALDCLRGLIEFGVQLVGVYTQPDRPRGRGNKLAPPPVKELALQHDLPVLQPLKLRNPEAVEELRALNPDLIVVVAYGQILPRAVLDIPQYGCINVHASLLPLYRGAAPINKVIVDGGTETGVTTMLMDVGLDTGDMLIKRTLTIGPDETAGELHDRLAPLGREALEETLRQLCAGTLVAVKQDDDKTCYAAMMKKEDGLIDWNLSAQQIHNLVRGLNPWPAAYTSLNGETLKVSQTRVEAGTGEAGAVLSADDQGLCVACGEGVLRIGALQLPGKRMMNVSDFLRGHRLPAGMLLGKQ; from the coding sequence ATGAAGCCGCAGGATATCCGCACCGTCTTTATGGGAACCCCTGATTTTGCCTTGGACTGCCTGCGTGGCCTGATTGAGTTCGGAGTGCAGCTGGTCGGGGTTTACACCCAGCCGGACCGACCCAGGGGGCGTGGCAATAAGCTGGCGCCACCACCGGTCAAGGAGCTGGCGCTGCAGCACGATCTGCCGGTGTTGCAGCCGCTGAAATTACGCAATCCGGAGGCGGTCGAAGAGTTGCGGGCGCTCAACCCCGATCTTATCGTGGTGGTCGCCTATGGCCAGATTCTGCCGCGGGCCGTGCTCGATATCCCCCAATACGGGTGTATCAATGTGCATGCCTCGTTGTTGCCGCTTTACCGCGGTGCGGCTCCGATTAATAAGGTGATCGTTGATGGCGGCACTGAAACCGGCGTGACCACCATGTTGATGGATGTCGGCCTCGATACCGGCGACATGCTGATCAAGCGGACCCTGACCATCGGCCCCGATGAAACCGCCGGGGAGCTGCATGACCGACTGGCTCCCCTCGGGCGGGAGGCGCTGGAGGAAACCCTGCGCCAGTTGTGTGCGGGGACTCTGGTAGCTGTGAAGCAGGACGATGACAAAACCTGTTACGCGGCGATGATGAAGAAGGAGGATGGCCTCATCGACTGGAACCTTTCGGCGCAGCAGATTCATAATCTGGTCCGCGGGCTCAATCCCTGGCCGGCGGCTTACACCAGTCTGAATGGTGAGACACTGAAGGTCAGCCAGACGCGGGTTGAGGCGGGAACCGGTGAAGCAGGGGCTGTCCTCAGCGCCGATGATCAGGGGCTTTGTGTTGCCTGTGGTGAGGGGGTTCTGCGGATTGGTGCCTTGCAACTACCGGGCAAGAGGATGATGAACGTCAGCGATTTTCTACGCGGGCACAGGCTGCCGGCAGGCATGCTGTTGGGGAAACAATAG
- the def gene encoding peptide deformylase, producing MAVRTILHYPEPVLKKISKPVVHFDEALKQLAADMVETMYDAPGVGLAAPQVGVLQRVIVMDCSGKENPPDLIVAVNPVLVETEGESCEEEGCLSVPEYYAVVKRFSRVTMNYQDVDGNPRQRQAEDLLAVAMQHEIDHLQGILFVDHLSPLKRSIFRKKYQKLMQQRDEE from the coding sequence ATGGCCGTTCGTACAATTCTGCATTATCCCGAACCTGTGCTGAAAAAGATTTCTAAGCCCGTTGTCCACTTCGACGAAGCGCTCAAACAATTGGCCGCCGACATGGTCGAGACAATGTACGATGCTCCCGGTGTCGGGCTGGCTGCACCGCAGGTCGGTGTGCTGCAACGGGTGATCGTGATGGACTGTTCAGGCAAGGAGAACCCCCCTGACCTGATCGTCGCGGTCAACCCTGTCCTGGTCGAAACTGAAGGAGAATCTTGCGAAGAGGAGGGTTGCCTTTCGGTACCGGAGTATTATGCCGTGGTGAAACGCTTCAGCCGGGTGACCATGAACTATCAGGATGTCGATGGCAATCCGCGGCAGCGGCAGGCCGAAGATCTGCTGGCGGTGGCGATGCAACATGAAATTGACCATCTGCAGGGGATTCTGTTTGTCGACCATCTCTCCCCCTTGAAGAGATCAATCTTCCGCAAAAAATATCAGAAGCTGATGCAGCAGAGAGACGAAGAATGA
- a CDS encoding TatD family hydrolase, protein MTFCDTHIHLFAPEWTSLLASRLAAAHQAGIELLLQPGVRATGWAELIDLAGQNPGVYAAPGLHPLSADAWDERVAVRLRELCALPQVVAVGEIGLDVLLDVELAVQERAFRGQLEIAIDARLPVLIHCRKQTAAVLQILQEVDIARVGGIWHGFSGSPETARQIVPLGLKLGIGPVLLRETARKLPAVVKLMPADALVLETDAPDMAPGPEALLTVATKLAALRGWTLAETARITTENARQLLNI, encoded by the coding sequence ATGACCTTTTGTGATACACACATTCATCTTTTTGCCCCGGAATGGACAAGTCTCCTGGCTTCTCGACTCGCCGCCGCGCACCAGGCCGGAATTGAGCTATTGCTGCAGCCGGGGGTGCGTGCCACAGGCTGGGCTGAGTTGATTGATCTTGCCGGCCAGAATCCCGGCGTTTATGCTGCACCTGGCCTGCATCCGCTAAGTGCTGATGCCTGGGATGAACGGGTCGCCGTGCGCTTGCGCGAACTTTGTGCCCTGCCGCAGGTGGTGGCGGTCGGCGAGATCGGACTTGACGTCTTGTTAGATGTTGAGTTGGCGGTTCAGGAGCGTGCTTTTCGCGGCCAGCTGGAGATTGCCATCGACGCCAGGCTGCCGGTGCTGATTCATTGTCGCAAGCAGACGGCCGCCGTGCTGCAGATTCTGCAAGAGGTCGACATCGCGCGGGTCGGCGGCATCTGGCACGGGTTCTCCGGGAGCCCGGAGACGGCCCGGCAGATTGTCCCCCTCGGTTTGAAGCTCGGTATCGGCCCGGTGCTGCTGCGGGAGACGGCACGCAAGCTCCCCGCAGTGGTGAAGCTCATGCCGGCAGATGCTCTGGTGCTCGAAACCGACGCGCCGGATATGGCGCCCGGTCCCGAAGCGCTGCTGACCGTGGCGACAAAGCTCGCCGCACTGCGTGGCTGGACTCTCGCCGAGACCGCGCGTATAACCACAGAAAATGCACGTCAATTGCTGAACATATAG
- a CDS encoding DUF302 domain-containing protein, protein MRTLLIAVMSLFIALPAVAAEGLVSLPSQHSVSLTADRLVSLLESKGMTVFNRIDHAAAAQKVGVELRPTTLVIFGNPKVGSPLMKCSQTTAIDLPQKALIWQDENQQVWFSYNDPTYLKDRHQIEGCDQNLKKISAALANFALGATKK, encoded by the coding sequence ATGCGCACCCTGCTGATTGCGGTCATGTCTCTGTTTATCGCCCTTCCGGCTGTCGCGGCCGAAGGCCTGGTCAGCCTGCCCAGCCAACACTCTGTCTCGCTCACTGCTGATCGCCTGGTCTCTCTGCTGGAAAGCAAAGGGATGACCGTTTTTAACCGTATCGATCACGCCGCCGCCGCTCAGAAAGTCGGCGTCGAACTACGCCCGACCACCCTGGTGATCTTCGGCAACCCCAAGGTCGGCAGCCCGCTGATGAAATGCAGCCAGACCACGGCCATCGATCTGCCGCAGAAGGCATTGATCTGGCAGGATGAGAATCAGCAGGTCTGGTTCTCTTACAATGATCCGACCTATCTGAAAGATCGACATCAAATCGAAGGTTGTGATCAGAATTTGAAAAAAATCAGCGCTGCCCTGGCTAACTTTGCCCTCGGGGCGACAAAAAAGTAA
- a CDS encoding DUF116 domain-containing protein, with the protein MTGSENIPQPRKRLFILLLAVGAALVLGLTFLLWWVPSVGLENIHPILPVVFGVILLGLALFIVGGLGLLILTLLTGRDLFMLQSLRGLVVRYLFPAIISLGKLFGVDRDMLQRSFIALNNQLVHTRRLRVPAERTLILLPHCIQMFDCAIKITGDVEKCVRCDKCDISGLLGLAQKFGIEMAVATGGTLARKLIVEKRPKLIVAVACERDLTSGIRDAYPLPVVGILNKRPNGPCFNTHILLPEVEEVLQEYVLPAASRPG; encoded by the coding sequence ATGACCGGATCTGAAAATATTCCACAGCCGCGCAAGCGGCTGTTTATCCTTCTATTGGCGGTGGGGGCGGCGCTGGTACTGGGTCTGACTTTTTTGCTCTGGTGGGTGCCGAGCGTCGGTCTTGAAAATATTCATCCGATATTGCCGGTTGTTTTTGGTGTTATCCTACTGGGCCTGGCGCTGTTTATTGTGGGAGGTCTCGGGCTGCTGATTCTGACCCTGCTGACCGGGCGCGACCTGTTTATGCTGCAGTCGTTGCGCGGCCTGGTGGTGCGTTACCTGTTTCCGGCGATAATCTCTCTGGGCAAGCTGTTCGGGGTCGATCGCGACATGCTGCAGCGCTCGTTTATAGCGCTCAATAACCAGCTCGTACATACCCGCAGGCTGCGGGTTCCCGCTGAGCGGACTCTGATTTTGCTCCCTCATTGTATCCAGATGTTCGACTGTGCGATCAAGATCACCGGTGATGTTGAAAAGTGCGTGCGCTGTGACAAGTGTGATATCAGTGGCCTGCTCGGCCTGGCCCAGAAATTCGGGATTGAGATGGCGGTCGCGACCGGCGGGACCCTGGCGCGTAAACTGATTGTTGAGAAGCGTCCCAAGTTGATTGTCGCGGTTGCCTGCGAGCGCGATCTGACCTCGGGCATCCGCGACGCCTACCCGCTGCCGGTGGTCGGCATCCTTAATAAACGCCCCAACGGTCCCTGTTTCAATACCCATATTCTGCTCCCCGAGGTCGAAGAGGTTTTGCAGGAATATGTTCTTCCTGCCGCATCCCGGCCTGGATAG
- a CDS encoding sulfite exporter TauE/SafE family protein, whose product MDPLYWQLPLLFAVGIIAGILNVLAGGGSLLTLPLLIFMGLPSAVANGTNRIAIFCQNLFAIRGFRSRGVLPLQLALLCTPPALLGSWLGANLAISIDDLMFKRILALVMLGVLIFTALDPMKRIRQQEVVFGFWRKLILVISFFGVGVYGGFVQAGVGFIVITALLVHGLDLVRINAIKVFVIFCYTFVALGVFIYHGQINYLLGFSLAAGNSIGGMLGPRLAVAKGHDWIKKVVTLTVAVFALKLLLFP is encoded by the coding sequence ATGGATCCTCTGTACTGGCAGCTTCCCTTGCTCTTCGCCGTCGGTATTATCGCCGGCATCCTCAATGTCCTGGCCGGCGGCGGTTCACTGCTGACCCTGCCGCTGCTGATTTTTATGGGCTTGCCCTCGGCGGTCGCTAACGGCACCAACCGTATTGCCATCTTTTGTCAGAATCTCTTCGCCATCCGCGGCTTCCGCAGCCGTGGCGTTTTACCCCTGCAGCTTGCCCTGCTCTGCACCCCGCCCGCCCTGCTCGGCAGCTGGTTGGGTGCCAACCTGGCGATCAGCATCGATGACCTGATGTTCAAACGTATTCTGGCGCTGGTCATGTTGGGGGTGCTGATCTTCACCGCCCTTGATCCGATGAAGCGTATCCGTCAGCAGGAGGTCGTCTTCGGTTTCTGGCGCAAACTGATTCTGGTGATCAGTTTCTTCGGCGTCGGCGTTTACGGCGGTTTCGTGCAGGCCGGGGTCGGATTTATCGTGATTACCGCCCTGCTGGTTCACGGTCTCGATCTGGTTCGGATCAACGCGATTAAGGTTTTTGTCATTTTCTGTTACACCTTCGTGGCCCTCGGCGTCTTCATCTATCATGGCCAGATCAACTATCTGCTCGGATTTTCTCTGGCCGCAGGCAATTCCATCGGCGGGATGCTCGGCCCGCGTCTGGCGGTGGCCAAGGGGCATGACTGGATCAAAAAGGTGGTCACCCTTACGGTTGCGGTTTTTGCGCTGAAACTGTTGTTATTCCCATAA
- a CDS encoding ThiF family adenylyltransferase has protein sequence MSEHRFSRLKLLVGGAGMARLKGARVAVFGIGGVGSYAAEALARAGVGHLTLVDFDEICETNVNRQIHALSSTIGQKKVEAMAERCRQINPLAEVVAIYRFYDAEASAELLGPGFDYVLDCIDHITAKLHLIQSCLERKLAIISSMGAANKIDPSLIRVADISKTEKCRLARIIRKELRNRGINKGVQVVFSTEEFRPLSSDTAACAENCVCPNKEDQRWSCEDRRVILGSSSYIPPIFGLCMAGEVIRKLSGVN, from the coding sequence GTGAGTGAACACAGATTCAGCCGGCTGAAGCTGCTGGTCGGCGGCGCGGGGATGGCAAGGCTTAAAGGCGCGCGGGTCGCGGTCTTCGGCATCGGCGGGGTCGGCAGCTATGCGGCGGAGGCGCTGGCACGGGCCGGAGTCGGCCACCTGACCCTGGTCGATTTTGATGAGATCTGCGAGACCAACGTTAATCGGCAGATCCATGCCCTGAGCAGCACCATCGGCCAAAAGAAGGTTGAGGCGATGGCGGAACGTTGTCGCCAGATCAATCCCCTGGCCGAGGTTGTCGCCATCTATCGGTTTTATGATGCCGAGGCGAGTGCCGAGCTGCTCGGACCGGGGTTCGATTATGTCCTCGACTGCATTGATCATATCACCGCCAAGCTGCATCTGATCCAGAGCTGTCTGGAACGTAAACTGGCAATTATCAGCTCCATGGGCGCGGCCAACAAGATCGACCCCTCCCTGATCAGGGTAGCCGACATCAGCAAGACCGAAAAATGCCGTCTGGCGCGGATTATCCGCAAAGAATTGCGCAACCGCGGGATCAACAAGGGGGTGCAGGTGGTCTTCTCGACCGAAGAGTTCCGCCCCTTAAGCAGCGATACCGCAGCCTGTGCCGAAAATTGTGTCTGTCCCAATAAAGAAGATCAACGCTGGAGTTGTGAAGATCGCCGCGTGATCCTTGGGAGTTCGTCGTATATTCCGCCGATCTTCGGCCTGTGCATGGCGGGTGAAGTGATCCGCAAACTGAGTGGAGTGAATTAA